Proteins encoded together in one Juglans regia cultivar Chandler chromosome 9, Walnut 2.0, whole genome shotgun sequence window:
- the LOC108996497 gene encoding uncharacterized protein LOC108996497 isoform X4, whose amino-acid sequence MQAPGKQTHSGQPCDTCGGMGGVGFQELIAICTRCCTAREHVYCMRSHLYVVPEDWVCESCLSSDLVLSEARGMEDVVGTALDSSNIVCQENTHTAGPSSLNRAYSKRQKPVETGKVKFLPTEEVLKLSSSTPKKVTFVRSNSGSKPCPSMASSRDTQVGCTAATPKFPTSSVNATHCLGPSGLVKPPRRGSVRSRTNQEALQAPKNIKEPKAAVTFRKEYCRNEESVNSLLAKVNETYRTNAEKATNKASCLALSKKGLPITEKREKRPLALASEELVCAKPLMDALAPTKELESSHTNIEKAIKKARTHSPSRRSSPVASSALEVFSGIEPMDLPIAKEHETFTMKTEDIMNKALCPSSPPMHTSTTVISDGNFRGVAECNNSDVEERDLHNVLPKFKLYHDYLPALHATWGGGFVFTAAPFKFYGWFQAQPPCTINRKAFEFSKRMPSALQVQRKHVLPV is encoded by the exons GGTCAACCTTGCGACACATGTGGTGGAATGGGTGGTGTTGGTTTTCAAGAATTGATAGCTATTTGCACTAGATGCTGTACAGCTCGCGAACATGT TTATTGTATGCGGAGTCATTTATATGTGGTACCAGAAGATTGGGTTTGTGAATCATGTCTGTCAAGCGACTTGGTTTTGTCAGAAGCTAGAGGTATGGAAGACGTGGTTGGAACTGCATTGGATTCCTCTAACATAGTCTGCCAGGAAAATACCCATACGGCAGGCCCCAGCTCCTTGAACCGGGCTTATTCTAAAAGGCAAAAACCTGTTGAAACTGGCAAAGTGAAGTTCCTTCCCACGGAAGAAGTCCTTAAGCTATCATCATCAACCCCTAAAAAAGTAACTTTTGTTCGGTCTAATTCTGGTTCGAAACCTTGTCCATCCATGGCATCGTCGCGGGATACTCAAGTTGGATGCACAGCTGCCACTCCGAAGTTTCCTACTTCAAGCGTGAATGCAACTCATTGTCTTGGACCTTCAGGACTTGTGAAGCCTCCCAGGCGTGGCAGTGTGCGATCAAGGACTAATCAAGAAGCACTTCAAGCaccaaaaaacataaaag AACCAAAAGCGGCTGTCACTTTTAGAAAGGAATATTGTCGCAATGAAGAATCGGTAAATTCCCTTCTTGCTAAAGTAAATGAAACTTACAGAACCAATGCGGAGAAGGCTACAAATAAAGCATCCTGTCTAGCTTTGTCAAAAAAAGGTCTGCCTATTACGG aaaaaagggaaaaaaggcCTCTAGCACTTGCCTCAGAGGAGCTTGTTTGTGCGAAACCACTGATGGATGCTCTTGCTCCTACCAAAGAGCTTGAAAGTTCTCATACGAACATAGAGAAGGCTATCAAGAAAGCACGTACACATTCACCATCAAGGCGTTCCTCACCTGTTGCTAGTTCAG CTTTGGAGGTATTTTCTGGAATAGAGCCAATGGATCTCCCAATTGCTAAAGAACATGAAACTTTTACCATGAAGACAGAGGACATTATGAACAAAGCATTATGCCCATCTTCACCACCGATGCATACTTCAACAACTGTCATTTCAG ACGGTAACTTTCGAGGTGTTGCTGAATGTAATAACTCTGATGTTGAAGAAAGAGATTTACATAATGTTCTACCCAAATTCAAGCTATATCATGATTATCTCCCTGCTCTGCATGCTACTTGGGG gGGTGGCTTTGTTTTCACTGCTGcgccatttaaattttatggcTGGTTCCAGGCTCAACCTCCATGCACCATCAATCGTAAAGCCTTCGAGTTTTCAAAAAGAATGCCTTCAGCCCTTCAG GTCCAAAGAAAACATGTCCTGCCTGTTTGA
- the LOC108996497 gene encoding uncharacterized protein LOC108996497 isoform X3, with protein sequence MGGVGFQELIAICTRCCTAREHVYCMRSHLYVVPEDWVCESCLSSDLVLSEARGMEDVVGTALDSSNIVCQENTHTAGPSSLNRAYSKRQKPVETGKVKFLPTEEVLKLSSSTPKKVTFVRSNSGSKPCPSMASSRDTQVGCTAATPKFPTSSVNATHCLGPSGLVKPPRRGSVRSRTNQEALQAPKNIKEPKAAVTFRKEYCRNEESVNSLLAKVNETYRTNAEKATNKASCLALSKKGLPITEKREKRPLALASEELVCAKPLMDALAPTKELESSHTNIEKAIKKARTHSPSRRSSPVASSALEVFSGIEPMDLPIAKEHETFTMKTEDIMNKALCPSSPPMHTSTTVISDGNFRGVAECNNSDVEERDLHNVLPKFKLYHDYLPALHATWGGGFVFTAAPFKFYGWFQAQPPCTINRKAFEFSKRMPSALQVMFVPRCQVWADLFQNSCPHLSDVALYFFPADNIERSKENMSCLFELMEVHDSMMRSCIDGVELLIFTSNQLHLGSQKFFWAVFHPVKNNHTFDKIDKEQSLPIDPLECGTNDNMEMDSSEEVSMEIDMVGGENVGRVDVAISRDALSRLSGIHLQSSMEKHFNETA encoded by the exons ATGGGTGGTGTTGGTTTTCAAGAATTGATAGCTATTTGCACTAGATGCTGTACAGCTCGCGAACATGT TTATTGTATGCGGAGTCATTTATATGTGGTACCAGAAGATTGGGTTTGTGAATCATGTCTGTCAAGCGACTTGGTTTTGTCAGAAGCTAGAGGTATGGAAGACGTGGTTGGAACTGCATTGGATTCCTCTAACATAGTCTGCCAGGAAAATACCCATACGGCAGGCCCCAGCTCCTTGAACCGGGCTTATTCTAAAAGGCAAAAACCTGTTGAAACTGGCAAAGTGAAGTTCCTTCCCACGGAAGAAGTCCTTAAGCTATCATCATCAACCCCTAAAAAAGTAACTTTTGTTCGGTCTAATTCTGGTTCGAAACCTTGTCCATCCATGGCATCGTCGCGGGATACTCAAGTTGGATGCACAGCTGCCACTCCGAAGTTTCCTACTTCAAGCGTGAATGCAACTCATTGTCTTGGACCTTCAGGACTTGTGAAGCCTCCCAGGCGTGGCAGTGTGCGATCAAGGACTAATCAAGAAGCACTTCAAGCaccaaaaaacataaaag AACCAAAAGCGGCTGTCACTTTTAGAAAGGAATATTGTCGCAATGAAGAATCGGTAAATTCCCTTCTTGCTAAAGTAAATGAAACTTACAGAACCAATGCGGAGAAGGCTACAAATAAAGCATCCTGTCTAGCTTTGTCAAAAAAAGGTCTGCCTATTACGG aaaaaagggaaaaaaggcCTCTAGCACTTGCCTCAGAGGAGCTTGTTTGTGCGAAACCACTGATGGATGCTCTTGCTCCTACCAAAGAGCTTGAAAGTTCTCATACGAACATAGAGAAGGCTATCAAGAAAGCACGTACACATTCACCATCAAGGCGTTCCTCACCTGTTGCTAGTTCAG CTTTGGAGGTATTTTCTGGAATAGAGCCAATGGATCTCCCAATTGCTAAAGAACATGAAACTTTTACCATGAAGACAGAGGACATTATGAACAAAGCATTATGCCCATCTTCACCACCGATGCATACTTCAACAACTGTCATTTCAG ACGGTAACTTTCGAGGTGTTGCTGAATGTAATAACTCTGATGTTGAAGAAAGAGATTTACATAATGTTCTACCCAAATTCAAGCTATATCATGATTATCTCCCTGCTCTGCATGCTACTTGGGG gGGTGGCTTTGTTTTCACTGCTGcgccatttaaattttatggcTGGTTCCAGGCTCAACCTCCATGCACCATCAATCGTAAAGCCTTCGAGTTTTCAAAAAGAATGCCTTCAGCCCTTCAGGTTATGTTTGTTCCTCGGTGCCAAGTATGGGCAGATCTATTCCAAAACAGTTGTCCCCATCTTAGTGATGTCGCTCTATATTTTTTCCCTGCTGATAATATTGAAAG GTCCAAAGAAAACATGTCCTGCCTGTTTGAGCTGATGGAGGTCCATGACTCAATGATGAGAAGCTGCATTGATGGTGTGGAATTGCTGATATTTACTTCAAACCAGCTGCATTTGGGCTCACAGA AGTTTTTCTGGGCTGTCTTTCATCctgtaaaaaataatcacacattTGACAAGATAGACAAGGAACAAAGTCTACCAATTGATCCTTTGGAATGTGGGACCAATGATAACATGGAGATGGATAGTTCTGAGGAAGTTAGTATGGAGATTGATATGGTTGGTGGAGAGAATGTGGGTAGAGTCGATGTGGCTATTTCAAGAGATGCATTAAGCAGACTTTCTGGAATCCACTTGCAAAGTTCAATGGAAAAGCACTTCAATGAGACAGCTTAA
- the LOC108996497 gene encoding uncharacterized protein LOC108996497 isoform X1, translating into MQAPGKQTHSGQPCDTCGGMGGVGFQELIAICTRCCTAREHVYCMRSHLYVVPEDWVCESCLSSDLVLSEARGMEDVVGTALDSSNIVCQENTHTAGPSSLNRAYSKRQKPVETGKVKFLPTEEVLKLSSSTPKKVTFVRSNSGSKPCPSMASSRDTQVGCTAATPKFPTSSVNATHCLGPSGLVKPPRRGSVRSRTNQEALQAPKNIKEPKAAVTFRKEYCRNEESVNSLLAKVNETYRTNAEKATNKASCLALSKKGLPITEKREKRPLALASEELVCAKPLMDALAPTKELESSHTNIEKAIKKARTHSPSRRSSPVASSALEVFSGIEPMDLPIAKEHETFTMKTEDIMNKALCPSSPPMHTSTTVISDGNFRGVAECNNSDVEERDLHNVLPKFKLYHDYLPALHATWGGGFVFTAAPFKFYGWFQAQPPCTINRKAFEFSKRMPSALQVMFVPRCQVWADLFQNSCPHLSDVALYFFPADNIERSKENMSCLFELMEVHDSMMRSCIDGVELLIFTSNQLHLGSQKFFWAVFHPVKNNHTFDKIDKEQSLPIDPLECGTNDNMEMDSSEEVSMEIDMVGGENVGRVDVAISRDALSRLSGIHLQSSMEKHFNETA; encoded by the exons GGTCAACCTTGCGACACATGTGGTGGAATGGGTGGTGTTGGTTTTCAAGAATTGATAGCTATTTGCACTAGATGCTGTACAGCTCGCGAACATGT TTATTGTATGCGGAGTCATTTATATGTGGTACCAGAAGATTGGGTTTGTGAATCATGTCTGTCAAGCGACTTGGTTTTGTCAGAAGCTAGAGGTATGGAAGACGTGGTTGGAACTGCATTGGATTCCTCTAACATAGTCTGCCAGGAAAATACCCATACGGCAGGCCCCAGCTCCTTGAACCGGGCTTATTCTAAAAGGCAAAAACCTGTTGAAACTGGCAAAGTGAAGTTCCTTCCCACGGAAGAAGTCCTTAAGCTATCATCATCAACCCCTAAAAAAGTAACTTTTGTTCGGTCTAATTCTGGTTCGAAACCTTGTCCATCCATGGCATCGTCGCGGGATACTCAAGTTGGATGCACAGCTGCCACTCCGAAGTTTCCTACTTCAAGCGTGAATGCAACTCATTGTCTTGGACCTTCAGGACTTGTGAAGCCTCCCAGGCGTGGCAGTGTGCGATCAAGGACTAATCAAGAAGCACTTCAAGCaccaaaaaacataaaag AACCAAAAGCGGCTGTCACTTTTAGAAAGGAATATTGTCGCAATGAAGAATCGGTAAATTCCCTTCTTGCTAAAGTAAATGAAACTTACAGAACCAATGCGGAGAAGGCTACAAATAAAGCATCCTGTCTAGCTTTGTCAAAAAAAGGTCTGCCTATTACGG aaaaaagggaaaaaaggcCTCTAGCACTTGCCTCAGAGGAGCTTGTTTGTGCGAAACCACTGATGGATGCTCTTGCTCCTACCAAAGAGCTTGAAAGTTCTCATACGAACATAGAGAAGGCTATCAAGAAAGCACGTACACATTCACCATCAAGGCGTTCCTCACCTGTTGCTAGTTCAG CTTTGGAGGTATTTTCTGGAATAGAGCCAATGGATCTCCCAATTGCTAAAGAACATGAAACTTTTACCATGAAGACAGAGGACATTATGAACAAAGCATTATGCCCATCTTCACCACCGATGCATACTTCAACAACTGTCATTTCAG ACGGTAACTTTCGAGGTGTTGCTGAATGTAATAACTCTGATGTTGAAGAAAGAGATTTACATAATGTTCTACCCAAATTCAAGCTATATCATGATTATCTCCCTGCTCTGCATGCTACTTGGGG gGGTGGCTTTGTTTTCACTGCTGcgccatttaaattttatggcTGGTTCCAGGCTCAACCTCCATGCACCATCAATCGTAAAGCCTTCGAGTTTTCAAAAAGAATGCCTTCAGCCCTTCAGGTTATGTTTGTTCCTCGGTGCCAAGTATGGGCAGATCTATTCCAAAACAGTTGTCCCCATCTTAGTGATGTCGCTCTATATTTTTTCCCTGCTGATAATATTGAAAG GTCCAAAGAAAACATGTCCTGCCTGTTTGAGCTGATGGAGGTCCATGACTCAATGATGAGAAGCTGCATTGATGGTGTGGAATTGCTGATATTTACTTCAAACCAGCTGCATTTGGGCTCACAGA AGTTTTTCTGGGCTGTCTTTCATCctgtaaaaaataatcacacattTGACAAGATAGACAAGGAACAAAGTCTACCAATTGATCCTTTGGAATGTGGGACCAATGATAACATGGAGATGGATAGTTCTGAGGAAGTTAGTATGGAGATTGATATGGTTGGTGGAGAGAATGTGGGTAGAGTCGATGTGGCTATTTCAAGAGATGCATTAAGCAGACTTTCTGGAATCCACTTGCAAAGTTCAATGGAAAAGCACTTCAATGAGACAGCTTAA
- the LOC108996497 gene encoding uncharacterized protein LOC108996497 isoform X2 produces the protein MQAPGKQTHSGQPCDTCGGMGGVGFQELIAICTRCCTAREHVYCMRSHLYVVPEDWVCESCLSSDLVLSEARGMEDVVGTALDSSNIVCQENTHTAGPSSLNRAYSKRQKPVETGKVKFLPTEEVLKLSSSTPKKVTFVRSNSGSKPCPSMASSRDTQVGCTAATPKFPTSSVNATHCLGPSGLVKPPRRGSVRSRTNQEALQAPKNIKEPKAAVTFRKEYCRNEESVNSLLAKVNETYRTNAEKATNKASCLALSKKEKREKRPLALASEELVCAKPLMDALAPTKELESSHTNIEKAIKKARTHSPSRRSSPVASSALEVFSGIEPMDLPIAKEHETFTMKTEDIMNKALCPSSPPMHTSTTVISDGNFRGVAECNNSDVEERDLHNVLPKFKLYHDYLPALHATWGGGFVFTAAPFKFYGWFQAQPPCTINRKAFEFSKRMPSALQVMFVPRCQVWADLFQNSCPHLSDVALYFFPADNIERSKENMSCLFELMEVHDSMMRSCIDGVELLIFTSNQLHLGSQKFFWAVFHPVKNNHTFDKIDKEQSLPIDPLECGTNDNMEMDSSEEVSMEIDMVGGENVGRVDVAISRDALSRLSGIHLQSSMEKHFNETA, from the exons GGTCAACCTTGCGACACATGTGGTGGAATGGGTGGTGTTGGTTTTCAAGAATTGATAGCTATTTGCACTAGATGCTGTACAGCTCGCGAACATGT TTATTGTATGCGGAGTCATTTATATGTGGTACCAGAAGATTGGGTTTGTGAATCATGTCTGTCAAGCGACTTGGTTTTGTCAGAAGCTAGAGGTATGGAAGACGTGGTTGGAACTGCATTGGATTCCTCTAACATAGTCTGCCAGGAAAATACCCATACGGCAGGCCCCAGCTCCTTGAACCGGGCTTATTCTAAAAGGCAAAAACCTGTTGAAACTGGCAAAGTGAAGTTCCTTCCCACGGAAGAAGTCCTTAAGCTATCATCATCAACCCCTAAAAAAGTAACTTTTGTTCGGTCTAATTCTGGTTCGAAACCTTGTCCATCCATGGCATCGTCGCGGGATACTCAAGTTGGATGCACAGCTGCCACTCCGAAGTTTCCTACTTCAAGCGTGAATGCAACTCATTGTCTTGGACCTTCAGGACTTGTGAAGCCTCCCAGGCGTGGCAGTGTGCGATCAAGGACTAATCAAGAAGCACTTCAAGCaccaaaaaacataaaag AACCAAAAGCGGCTGTCACTTTTAGAAAGGAATATTGTCGCAATGAAGAATCGGTAAATTCCCTTCTTGCTAAAGTAAATGAAACTTACAGAACCAATGCGGAGAAGGCTACAAATAAAGCATCCTGTCTAGCTTTGTCAAAAAAAG aaaaaagggaaaaaaggcCTCTAGCACTTGCCTCAGAGGAGCTTGTTTGTGCGAAACCACTGATGGATGCTCTTGCTCCTACCAAAGAGCTTGAAAGTTCTCATACGAACATAGAGAAGGCTATCAAGAAAGCACGTACACATTCACCATCAAGGCGTTCCTCACCTGTTGCTAGTTCAG CTTTGGAGGTATTTTCTGGAATAGAGCCAATGGATCTCCCAATTGCTAAAGAACATGAAACTTTTACCATGAAGACAGAGGACATTATGAACAAAGCATTATGCCCATCTTCACCACCGATGCATACTTCAACAACTGTCATTTCAG ACGGTAACTTTCGAGGTGTTGCTGAATGTAATAACTCTGATGTTGAAGAAAGAGATTTACATAATGTTCTACCCAAATTCAAGCTATATCATGATTATCTCCCTGCTCTGCATGCTACTTGGGG gGGTGGCTTTGTTTTCACTGCTGcgccatttaaattttatggcTGGTTCCAGGCTCAACCTCCATGCACCATCAATCGTAAAGCCTTCGAGTTTTCAAAAAGAATGCCTTCAGCCCTTCAGGTTATGTTTGTTCCTCGGTGCCAAGTATGGGCAGATCTATTCCAAAACAGTTGTCCCCATCTTAGTGATGTCGCTCTATATTTTTTCCCTGCTGATAATATTGAAAG GTCCAAAGAAAACATGTCCTGCCTGTTTGAGCTGATGGAGGTCCATGACTCAATGATGAGAAGCTGCATTGATGGTGTGGAATTGCTGATATTTACTTCAAACCAGCTGCATTTGGGCTCACAGA AGTTTTTCTGGGCTGTCTTTCATCctgtaaaaaataatcacacattTGACAAGATAGACAAGGAACAAAGTCTACCAATTGATCCTTTGGAATGTGGGACCAATGATAACATGGAGATGGATAGTTCTGAGGAAGTTAGTATGGAGATTGATATGGTTGGTGGAGAGAATGTGGGTAGAGTCGATGTGGCTATTTCAAGAGATGCATTAAGCAGACTTTCTGGAATCCACTTGCAAAGTTCAATGGAAAAGCACTTCAATGAGACAGCTTAA